In Chroogloeocystis siderophila 5.2 s.c.1, a single window of DNA contains:
- a CDS encoding queuosine precursor transporter, producing MSKAYKHLDTIAALFVTVLLISNVTSTKIVTFGPFTFDGGTLLFPLSYIFGDVLTEVYGYARSRKVIWLGFFSALLMSVTFIVVGILPPAPDWQYQTAYNQILGLTPRIVAASLVAYFVGEFANSLTLAKLKLVTHGRWLWMRTIGSTLVGQILDTAIFILVAFSGVVPNNLLWTLIVSNYLFKCGVEILFTPVTYWTTGWLKQQEKEDYYDINTDFNPFHSG from the coding sequence GTGTCCAAAGCGTATAAACATCTAGACACGATCGCAGCGTTATTTGTTACGGTACTACTCATCTCAAATGTCACTTCGACAAAAATTGTTACCTTTGGACCGTTTACCTTTGATGGGGGAACGCTATTGTTTCCCCTAAGCTATATTTTTGGGGACGTTCTGACAGAGGTTTATGGATATGCGCGATCGCGTAAAGTCATTTGGCTAGGATTTTTCTCAGCTTTGTTAATGTCTGTGACATTTATTGTTGTTGGAATTCTCCCACCTGCACCGGATTGGCAATATCAAACCGCATATAATCAAATTCTTGGACTTACACCGAGAATCGTGGCAGCAAGTTTAGTTGCGTATTTTGTTGGTGAGTTTGCCAACTCCTTGACTTTGGCGAAATTAAAACTTGTTACCCACGGACGATGGCTGTGGATGCGGACGATTGGTTCCACTTTAGTAGGTCAAATTTTAGATACAGCAATATTTATTCTGGTTGCGTTTAGCGGCGTTGTCCCAAATAATTTATTGTGGACATTAATTGTGTCGAACTATTTATTCAAATGTGGAGTGGAAATTTTGTTTACTCCTGTGACGTACTGGACTACAGGATGGTTGAAGCAACAGGAGAAGGAAGATTACTACGATATCAACACAGACTTTAATCCATTCCACTCAGGTTAG
- a CDS encoding NAD(P)/FAD-dependent oxidoreductase yields MKTYDWIVIGGGITGAALSYELVKQNFAVLLLEKEATPHNATYYSYGGLAYWSGTTDLTKQLCEEGITRHRLLSQELNADTELRELDLLLTIDRDDNPETVAASYAQFAIPPRLLSVDEACELEPLLNKDAIAGALSVKHGHINAEKLAEAYIQAFLRAGGTMYVAQVWELLREGQRIIGVKTKTNTYHAANTVVCAGGFSRALLKSAGISVRVYFTHAEIIATPPVDVELRTLVMPAVLKRFQLEADSTKDDSLWNSGNETLPPILDPGAVQFRDRRLYLGQMSRVLTEPFAPIDAVSSETALRNSVGMILPKLKNLPGSWHHCLVAFSGDRLPLIGAIPDFEGIHIFSGFSNPLVLIPPLAQRFARSIAGQADDIIPQLTPARIHLKGARNDD; encoded by the coding sequence ATGAAAACGTATGACTGGATTGTAATCGGCGGTGGAATTACAGGTGCAGCATTAAGCTATGAGTTAGTCAAACAAAACTTTGCTGTATTACTCCTTGAAAAAGAAGCAACACCACACAATGCTACTTATTACAGTTATGGTGGTTTAGCGTATTGGTCAGGGACAACCGATTTAACGAAGCAACTTTGTGAAGAAGGAATTACCCGTCACCGCTTGCTATCTCAAGAGTTAAACGCGGATACTGAGTTGCGGGAATTAGATTTACTCTTGACGATTGATCGCGATGACAATCCAGAAACTGTAGCTGCATCTTATGCACAATTTGCGATTCCACCACGATTACTGAGTGTCGATGAAGCGTGCGAATTAGAACCATTATTGAATAAAGATGCGATCGCTGGGGCGCTGAGTGTTAAACACGGACACATCAACGCCGAAAAACTTGCCGAAGCATACATTCAAGCATTCTTACGTGCGGGTGGTACGATGTACGTGGCACAGGTGTGGGAGTTATTGCGTGAAGGTCAACGTATCATTGGCGTGAAAACAAAAACAAATACTTACCATGCTGCTAATACTGTAGTGTGTGCAGGTGGCTTTAGCCGCGCATTACTTAAATCAGCCGGAATTTCAGTCCGTGTATATTTCACTCATGCAGAAATCATCGCCACTCCACCTGTCGATGTCGAGTTACGCACCCTCGTCATGCCAGCGGTATTGAAAAGATTTCAATTAGAAGCAGACTCTACAAAAGATGATAGTCTATGGAATTCTGGAAATGAAACATTGCCACCAATTTTAGACCCAGGAGCCGTTCAATTTCGCGATCGCCGATTATATTTGGGTCAAATGAGTCGGGTACTGACAGAACCTTTTGCACCTATCGACGCGGTTAGTAGCGAAACAGCACTCAGAAACAGTGTTGGAATGATATTACCAAAACTCAAAAACTTACCAGGATCATGGCATCATTGCCTAGTTGCCTTTAGTGGTGATCGCCTACCATTGATTGGGGCAATTCCTGATTTTGAAGGTATTCATATTTTCTCAGGCTTTAGCAATCCCTTAGTCCTCATACCTCCGCTAGCACAACGGTTTGCGCGGTCAATAGCAGGTCAAGCTGATGATATTATTCCTCAGCTTACCCCAGCGCGAATTCACTTGAAAGGGGCGAGGAACGATGATTAA
- a CDS encoding NAD(P)H-dependent oxidoreductase, protein MKPNDENGKLPVEKRPFQVLIISGSNRRQYNCPGVDSKSRTLMLRMAERLPQDWEIDYEDLGNVYAREHIQSCNACASTSMALCVWPCNCYEPNSKAEPDLMWNLNLYSRLDLADAWAIIGPINWYAPSSNLKLMFDRLVCMSGGNPREDLIDHKDPEKAMRLEHSPEWEELSMNHLEGRTAGFFCYGDNGADELDSTGRPKHLKHKHYFDPEEKPFENERNAYAPIVWQSRYSGIEVPDHLWRYVEIGHGKKYSDNQAEDIEEEPNFYDKFDAWTDTFADFVHQKGKVPPNKYRAYGYKPPSHLWDDIKLGWRNVRMGLGIPPKDSSPAEQQAQGLNQDAKLSFYKSEGEKLRD, encoded by the coding sequence ATGAAACCGAACGATGAAAACGGGAAACTTCCAGTAGAAAAACGCCCGTTTCAAGTATTAATCATTTCTGGGTCAAATCGCCGTCAGTATAATTGTCCTGGAGTTGATTCTAAATCGCGTACATTGATGCTACGCATGGCAGAACGCCTTCCGCAAGATTGGGAAATTGACTACGAAGATCTCGGTAACGTTTACGCGCGCGAACATATTCAAAGCTGTAATGCTTGTGCTTCAACTTCAATGGCATTATGTGTATGGCCTTGCAATTGTTATGAACCTAACAGTAAAGCTGAACCAGACTTAATGTGGAATCTCAATTTATATTCCCGTCTCGATCTTGCGGATGCATGGGCGATTATTGGTCCAATCAACTGGTATGCGCCCAGCAGTAATTTAAAGCTGATGTTCGATCGTTTGGTGTGTATGAGTGGTGGTAATCCTCGTGAAGACTTAATCGATCATAAAGATCCTGAAAAAGCAATGCGACTCGAACATTCTCCAGAGTGGGAAGAACTGAGTATGAACCACTTAGAAGGACGCACAGCAGGCTTTTTCTGCTATGGAGACAATGGCGCTGATGAACTTGATTCTACAGGACGACCCAAACACCTCAAACATAAACATTACTTCGATCCAGAAGAAAAACCGTTTGAGAATGAACGCAATGCTTATGCACCAATTGTTTGGCAATCTCGTTATAGTGGAATTGAAGTTCCAGATCACCTCTGGCGCTATGTAGAAATTGGTCACGGGAAGAAGTATAGCGATAACCAAGCTGAAGATATTGAGGAAGAACCAAATTTTTACGATAAGTTTGATGCTTGGACGGATACTTTTGCAGACTTTGTCCACCAAAAAGGAAAAGTGCCACCTAACAAGTACCGCGCCTATGGTTACAAACCACCTAGCCACTTGTGGGACGATATTAAGCTAGGTTGGCGTAATGTACGTATGGGATTAGGAATTCCTCCTAAAGATTCTTCACCAGCAGAACAACAAGCACAAGGACTCAATCAAGACGCAAAACTGTCATTCTACAAAAGTGAAGGCGAAAAACTGCGCGATTAG